A window of the Pristiophorus japonicus isolate sPriJap1 chromosome 13, sPriJap1.hap1, whole genome shotgun sequence genome harbors these coding sequences:
- the LOC139278127 gene encoding dentin sialophosphoprotein-like, with protein MHCSDVSDASDTSDVSDASNASDTSDTSDASDTSDTSEASDTSDASDSNDASDASDASDTSDASDASDDSDISDASDASDASDTRDASDTSDASDASDASGTSDASDTSDNSDASDTNDASDTSDTSDASDTSDTSEASDTSVTSDASDSNDASDASDASDTSDASDASDASDISDASDASDASDASDTRDASDTSDASDASGTSDASDTSDKSDASDASDTNDASDTSDTSDASNASDASDTSDTSDANDISDASDTSDTSDASDASYTRDASDTSDASDTSDASDASDTSDASDTSDASDTSDADDASDTSDASDTSDTSDASDTSDASDANDTSDASDATLSGRLFSSGFSHAQPA; from the exons atgcactgcagtgatgtcagtgATGCCAGTGACACCAGTGATgtcagtgatgccagtaatgccaGTGACACCAGTGACACCAGTGACGCCAGTGACACCAGTGACACCAGTGAGGCCAGTGACACCAGTGACGCCAGTGACTCCAATGATGCCAGTGACGCCAGTGATGCCAGTGACACCAGTGATGCCAGTGATGCCAGTGATGACAGTGACATCAGTGACGCCAGTGACGCCAGTGATGCCAGTGACACCCGTGATGCCAGTGACACCAGTGATGCCAGTGATGCCAGTGATGCCAGTGGCACCAGTGATGCCAGTGACACCAGTGACAACAGTGATGCCAGTGACACCAATGATGCCAGTGACACCAGTGACACCAGTGACGCCAGTGACACCAGTGACACCAGTGAGGCCAGTGACACCAGTGTCACCAGTGACGCCAGTGACTCCAATGATGCCAGTGATGCCAGTGATGCCAGTGACACCAGTGATGCCAGTGATGCCAGTGATGCCAGTGACATCAGTGATGCCAGTGATGCCAGTGACGCCAGTGATGCCAGTGACACCCGTGATGCCAGTGACACCAGTGATGCCAGTGATGCCAGTGGCACCAGTGATGCCAGTGACACCAGTGACAAAAGTGATGCCAGTGATGCCAGTGACACCAATGATGCCAGTGACACCAGTGACACCAGTGATGCCAGTAACGCCAGTGATGCCAGTGACACCAGTGACAccagtgatgccaatgacatcagtgATGCCAGTGACACCAGTGACACCAGTGATGCCAGTGATGCCAGTTACACCAGAGATGCCAGTGACACCAGTGATGCCAGTGACACAAGTGATGCCAGTGACGCCAGTGACACCAGTGACGCCAGTGACACCAGTGATGCCAGTGACACCAGTGATGCCGATGATGCCAGTGACACCAGTGATGCCAGTGACACCAGTGACACCAGTGATGCCAGTGACACCAGTGATGCCAGTGATGCCAATGACACCAGTGACGCCAGTGATGCCA CACTctcgggccggctgtttagctcgggattttcccatgctcagccggcctag